Proteins encoded by one window of Cyclobacteriaceae bacterium:
- the smc gene encoding chromosome segregation protein SMC, translated as MQLAKLEIKGFKSFADKIVINFDEGITGIVGPNGCGKSNVVDSIRWVLGEQKTSALRSEKMENVIFNGTSGRSPLQMAEVSLTINNTKNILPTEYSQVTITRRLYRSGESEYLLNGVTCRLKDITNLFMDTGIASNSYAIIELGMVDDLLNDKDHSRRMLFEEAAGISKFKKRKKETLKKLEDTDADLERVEDLLFEIEKNMKSLEKQAKQTENYYRIKDEYKEKSITLAKVVVSQQKQKFDSINQKIQEENDRKIVLTSDTAEKEASIEQAKVDLLTKEKTLSSRQKSINEFVAKIRQYESEKQIKNERLKYLNDRTNNLRDQIEQDKKSNERARFSIQSLETEKEAALQILSEISQKLDSLKAEYEEQKKTTASLQAEADSFRQAQREKQEASFQINKAVEIREIQVSSFKQELDRTATDTSKQSASLVEFEKKLVELQEEINKRNGSLEELKKEEEDTLSRISSMEKTIEMIREEMTSISRKLDARQNEYNLTKSLVENLEGFPEAIKFLKKKIAKNAPLLSDILTCPEEYRVPIENYLESYLNYYIVEHESEAYEAINILSDASKGKANFFILDSFEKFEPTPTRIYDNAFPATQIIEFDPKYRKLMSHILDRVYIYEGDPRNIPADDDNTFITKSGKLTKRRFSLSGGSVGLFEGKKIGRAKNLEKLEKEIKELTGKLNETRESLVQRQTDLEKLRNNKIRVQIEEMLDSIRQVNEEYVSFRTKREQFSQMLSNSDLRREDILEKIDTLLKELDELKPKATQLNLEVQQQEERLGELTEKLTTQNELLSQKSAAFNEQNIAYHQQENRVKSIEQEVRFKQESMQQSGQRIELNAEELKKNEDEVKLIIETTQANDTDLIAMYAEKEDMERGVNEAEKEYYEARGNIDQVEKELREVQHSRNTIDNLLMELQSQLNESKLHLNSVKERLSVEFQVDLDSVTQQATPEEMQQLAELSEEKLRNEVTRIRERLDNMGPINPMAMEAYTEIKERNDFINAQKEDLAKAKESLLNTISEIEGAASVTFMEAFNQIRDHFKRVFRSLFNEEDDCDLKLVDPSNPLESEIDIIAKPKGKRPLTINQLSGGEKTLTATALLFSMYLLKPAPFCIFDEVDAPLDDANIDKFNNIIRSFSKDSQFVIVTHNKRTMTSTDVIYGITMVEKGVSKVVPVDLRELA; from the coding sequence ATGCAATTAGCCAAGCTTGAAATCAAAGGCTTTAAAAGTTTTGCCGATAAGATTGTAATCAATTTTGACGAAGGAATTACCGGTATTGTAGGGCCTAATGGCTGTGGTAAGTCCAACGTTGTAGACTCCATCCGTTGGGTGCTGGGTGAACAGAAAACCAGTGCACTCCGCTCCGAAAAAATGGAGAACGTGATCTTCAACGGAACCAGCGGACGCTCGCCACTACAAATGGCGGAGGTTTCCCTTACCATTAACAATACCAAAAACATTCTACCTACCGAATATTCGCAGGTAACGATTACCCGCAGGTTATACCGCTCGGGTGAAAGTGAGTACTTATTAAACGGAGTTACCTGCCGCTTAAAAGACATCACCAACCTGTTTATGGATACAGGTATCGCTTCGAACAGTTATGCCATTATTGAGTTGGGCATGGTGGATGATTTGCTTAATGATAAGGATCACTCCCGCAGGATGCTGTTCGAAGAAGCAGCTGGAATCTCAAAATTCAAAAAGCGCAAAAAGGAAACACTCAAGAAGCTTGAAGATACAGATGCCGATCTGGAACGTGTAGAGGACTTATTGTTCGAGATTGAGAAGAACATGAAGAGCCTGGAGAAGCAAGCCAAGCAAACCGAGAACTACTACCGCATTAAAGACGAGTACAAAGAAAAAAGCATTACCCTGGCAAAAGTGGTGGTGAGCCAGCAAAAGCAGAAGTTCGACAGCATCAATCAAAAAATTCAGGAAGAAAACGATCGAAAGATTGTACTAACATCGGATACCGCTGAAAAAGAAGCTTCCATTGAACAAGCCAAGGTTGATTTATTAACAAAAGAGAAAACGCTTTCTTCCCGACAGAAATCCATCAATGAGTTTGTAGCAAAAATCCGTCAGTACGAAAGTGAAAAGCAAATCAAGAATGAGCGACTGAAGTATCTGAATGATCGTACTAACAACTTGCGTGATCAAATTGAGCAAGACAAGAAGAGTAACGAGCGCGCACGATTCAGTATTCAAAGTTTAGAAACGGAGAAAGAAGCTGCGCTTCAGATTCTTTCAGAAATAAGTCAAAAGCTTGATTCATTAAAGGCAGAATACGAAGAGCAAAAGAAAACCACCGCCTCATTGCAGGCCGAGGCAGATTCGTTCCGTCAGGCCCAACGCGAAAAGCAGGAGGCAAGTTTTCAAATCAACAAGGCAGTAGAAATCCGGGAGATACAGGTTTCTTCGTTCAAGCAGGAACTTGACCGTACAGCCACCGATACCAGCAAACAAAGTGCAAGCCTGGTAGAGTTTGAAAAGAAACTGGTTGAGTTACAGGAAGAAATCAATAAGCGGAATGGCTCACTGGAAGAACTGAAAAAAGAAGAAGAAGATACGCTTTCGCGGATTTCATCCATGGAAAAAACCATTGAGATGATTCGGGAGGAGATGACGTCCATCAGTCGAAAGTTAGATGCACGGCAAAACGAGTATAACCTGACCAAATCATTGGTTGAGAATCTGGAAGGTTTCCCTGAAGCCATCAAATTCCTCAAAAAGAAAATCGCGAAGAACGCCCCGCTCCTTTCCGATATTTTAACTTGCCCTGAAGAATACCGTGTACCGATTGAAAATTACCTGGAGAGCTACCTCAACTATTATATTGTTGAACATGAATCGGAAGCGTATGAGGCCATCAACATACTAAGTGATGCTTCAAAAGGTAAAGCAAACTTCTTTATACTCGATTCATTCGAGAAGTTTGAGCCTACGCCTACCCGCATTTATGACAATGCCTTCCCTGCTACGCAGATCATCGAGTTCGATCCGAAGTACCGCAAGTTGATGTCGCACATTCTGGATCGTGTTTACATTTACGAAGGCGACCCGCGTAACATACCGGCAGATGATGACAACACCTTCATCACCAAGAGTGGTAAACTGACCAAGCGCAGGTTCAGTCTTTCTGGTGGATCGGTTGGGTTGTTTGAAGGAAAGAAAATCGGTCGCGCTAAAAACCTGGAGAAACTGGAGAAAGAAATTAAGGAACTTACGGGTAAACTCAACGAAACGCGCGAAAGCCTGGTACAGCGCCAGACCGACCTGGAAAAACTGCGTAACAACAAAATACGCGTGCAGATTGAAGAAATGCTGGACAGCATCCGCCAGGTAAATGAAGAATACGTTTCCTTCCGCACCAAACGCGAGCAGTTTTCTCAAATGTTGAGCAATTCTGATTTGCGCAGAGAAGATATTCTAGAAAAAATTGATACCCTGCTGAAAGAACTTGATGAACTCAAGCCAAAAGCAACACAATTAAACCTGGAAGTTCAGCAACAGGAAGAACGCCTGGGTGAACTCACTGAAAAGCTGACTACACAAAATGAATTATTAAGTCAGAAGTCGGCAGCGTTTAATGAACAGAATATTGCCTACCATCAGCAGGAAAACCGCGTAAAGAGCATTGAACAGGAGGTTCGCTTCAAGCAGGAATCCATGCAGCAAAGCGGGCAACGTATTGAGTTGAATGCTGAAGAGCTGAAGAAGAATGAAGACGAAGTAAAGCTGATCATCGAAACCACACAGGCGAATGATACTGACCTGATTGCCATGTATGCCGAGAAAGAAGACATGGAGCGTGGTGTAAATGAAGCCGAGAAAGAATATTACGAAGCCAGAGGCAACATTGATCAGGTAGAAAAAGAATTGCGCGAAGTTCAACATTCCAGAAACACGATCGACAACCTGTTGATGGAATTACAAAGCCAGTTAAATGAAAGTAAGTTACACCTCAACTCAGTAAAGGAACGTCTATCCGTTGAGTTTCAGGTGGATCTGGATTCCGTTACCCAACAGGCAACACCGGAAGAGATGCAGCAGCTTGCTGAACTCAGTGAGGAAAAGTTACGCAATGAAGTTACCCGCATCCGCGAACGGTTAGACAACATGGGGCCGATTAACCCGATGGCGATGGAAGCGTACACGGAAATCAAAGAGCGTAACGACTTCATTAACGCACAGAAGGAAGATCTGGCAAAAGCGAAAGAATCGCTGCTGAATACCATCAGTGAAATTGAGGGTGCGGCCAGCGTAACTTTCATGGAAGCATTCAATCAAATTCGTGATCACTTCAAACGCGTATTCCGTTCATTGTTTAATGAAGAAGATGATTGCGATCTTAAACTGGTTGACCCAAGCAATCCACTTGAATCAGAAATCGACATCATTGCCAAGCCGAAGGGCAAACGCCCTTTGACGATCAACCAGCTTTCGGGTGGGGAGAAAACGCTTACCGCTACTGCCTTGCTCTTCTCCATGTACCTGTTGAAGCCTGCACCATTCTGTATTTTTGATGAAGTGGATGCTCCATTGGATGATGCCAACATCGATAAATTCAACAACATCATCCGAAGCTTCAGCAAGGATTCGCAGTTTGTGATTGTAACACACAACAAGCGCACCATGACTTCCACGGATGTGATCTATGGTATTACCATGGTGGAAAAGGGTGTATCGAAAGTGGTACCAGTTGATTTGCGCGAATTGGCGTAA
- a CDS encoding DUF4136 domain-containing protein, which translates to MKKILFLIFLMALASCDPIKTEYDPKADFTQYKTFCWLQGCEFTFTGPAYLDDSLVQETVKGAIIAEMKLKGLDYNNNTPDLLIDFHITIENEKVIYYHGIEDEPTYYRTPFLQPESITLTKGSLLIHMVDRQRSEVVWQSQAEGYMESPPDLSPKNIRRGIGKVLRDYPPQK; encoded by the coding sequence ATGAAAAAGATACTCTTTTTGATCTTCTTAATGGCGCTCGCCAGTTGCGATCCCATTAAAACTGAATACGATCCAAAAGCCGATTTCACGCAGTATAAAACCTTCTGCTGGTTACAAGGTTGTGAGTTTACATTTACCGGACCAGCCTACCTGGATGACAGCCTGGTTCAGGAAACCGTTAAAGGGGCCATCATTGCTGAAATGAAGTTGAAAGGGTTGGATTACAATAACAATACACCGGATTTACTAATTGATTTTCACATCACGATAGAAAACGAAAAAGTGATTTACTACCACGGCATTGAAGATGAGCCGACTTACTACCGCACGCCATTCCTCCAACCCGAATCCATCACGCTAACCAAGGGTTCATTGCTTATTCACATGGTCGACCGTCAACGCAGTGAGGTGGTGTGGCAAAGTCAGGCAGAAGGATACATGGAGAGCCCACCTGATTTATCACCTAAAAACATTCGTAGGGGAATTGGAAAAGTATTAAGAGATTATCCGCCCCAAAAGTAA
- a CDS encoding aldo/keto reductase, whose protein sequence is MRYLRYVKITRRKLLQQLSALAALPILPHFSFLQNSVMIKRNTSTGEQIPVVGLGTWQTFDVGDSPTATNPLKEVLTTLLKKGGNVVDSSPMYGRSEKMVGDLSTELKINDKLFVATKVWTTGKDQGIKQMNESFQLLGRKQLDLMQIHNLVDWRTHLATLRDWKAKEKIRYIGITHYTESAYDQVEQIMRREPIDFLQINYSLLSRKAEERLLPLAQEKKISVLINRPFEEGALFNRVRGKNLPAWANEFDCASWGQFFLKFILSHPAVTCVIPGTSKPHHMADNAMAGFGKLPDADYRKKMIALLNA, encoded by the coding sequence ATGCGGTATCTTCGTTACGTGAAGATTACGAGAAGAAAGCTTTTGCAACAATTATCAGCTTTGGCTGCGCTTCCCATACTACCTCATTTTTCATTTCTTCAAAATTCTGTCATGATCAAACGCAACACATCCACCGGTGAACAAATTCCTGTAGTTGGATTGGGCACCTGGCAAACCTTTGACGTAGGTGACAGCCCAACAGCAACTAATCCGCTTAAAGAAGTATTAACGACATTACTTAAAAAGGGCGGCAATGTGGTGGATAGCTCACCCATGTATGGTCGTTCAGAGAAAATGGTTGGTGATCTTTCCACCGAATTAAAAATCAACGATAAACTTTTTGTTGCCACAAAAGTCTGGACCACCGGTAAAGATCAGGGCATCAAGCAAATGAATGAATCGTTTCAGTTGCTGGGCCGTAAGCAACTCGACTTGATGCAGATTCACAACTTGGTGGATTGGCGAACACACCTGGCTACCTTGCGGGATTGGAAAGCGAAAGAAAAGATTCGCTACATCGGCATTACGCATTACACTGAAAGCGCTTATGATCAGGTAGAGCAGATCATGAGGCGTGAACCGATCGATTTTCTTCAGATCAACTATTCACTGCTCAGTCGAAAGGCAGAAGAACGCCTGTTACCCCTGGCGCAGGAAAAGAAAATATCGGTTTTGATTAACCGACCGTTTGAAGAAGGCGCACTCTTCAACCGGGTGCGCGGAAAGAATTTACCCGCATGGGCTAACGAATTTGATTGCGCCAGTTGGGGACAATTCTTTTTGAAATTCATTCTCTCACACCCTGCCGTTACGTGTGTAATACCTGGCACTTCAAAGCCACACCACATGGCTGATAATGCCATGGCAGGATTTGGCAAATTGCCGGATGCAGATTACCGCAAAAAAATGATCGCGCTGCTAAACGCTTAG
- a CDS encoding thioesterase family protein, with translation MKAFEQTVTVQQQDIDDLNHVNNVVYVQWVQDIASAHWNVLATPDIKNKYSWVVLKHEIEYFSPAVLHDVLTVKTWVEKSEGVRSERHVEFYQQANQKLVVRAKTTWCLLDAATMRPRRIESDILNLFH, from the coding sequence ATGAAAGCATTCGAGCAAACCGTTACGGTGCAGCAGCAGGATATTGATGACCTCAACCATGTAAACAACGTTGTGTATGTTCAATGGGTGCAGGATATTGCGTCAGCGCATTGGAATGTTTTGGCTACGCCTGATATTAAAAACAAATATTCCTGGGTGGTCCTCAAGCATGAGATCGAATACTTTTCTCCCGCTGTATTGCATGATGTATTAACGGTAAAGACCTGGGTTGAAAAATCGGAAGGTGTTCGTTCGGAACGTCACGTTGAATTTTACCAGCAAGCAAACCAAAAGCTGGTGGTGCGCGCGAAAACCACCTGGTGTTTACTGGATGCAGCTACCATGCGCCCCCGGAGAATCGAATCAGATATTCTGAATCTTTTTCACTAA
- a CDS encoding ABC transporter permease, with protein MNNQLHPPKRALRFLQWFCPPALYEGIEGDLLEAFEDDVKEVGVKKARQRLIWGVLRFFRPEIILRNRFSIQLFNTIMLGNYFKVAARNMAKRKLYSFINAIGLSIGIAFCVLIYLYIEDERSFDQFHENKDYIYRLNEASYDTWAAQRGENVMRKTAYLPLPLGTAMKDEIPEIKYLTRFNAGGQAIFRYGEKVFTEDIAYVEADFFKMFTFPVIAGSSDQFFKDKHEVVLTPEIVTKYFGKDDPIGKGITLDIQGEKEFTVTGVVEAPPSNSSLEFKILVPLENKPWYERNREQWGSYSYPTFIQLHEKATLAQLQQKSDTLVQQKMGKQLEEWRKDANIPAEYPVFQLTFTNLSDIHLDTEVSWHRVSDPKYSWILGGIAMLIILIASINYISLALTTSASRKIEVGIRKVVGAHKRQLISQFGLESLVLAFVSLVFGLGLATLFLPAFNEFTGKGISLVNANLFQLIGVTVGLTAVVGLVAGSYPALFLSGFLPATVLKGGFTSKLKAGFTRPLVVFQFFLSASMIICSVIMYRQMEFIATRDLGFDKEQVLVVPTQAGWNEEADKVVEQFRIRAETEPGITHVAGTSSSFNQGWSQYGYKIKDENKAAFVYRVDPAYADLLNLEFVAGRNFDERIASDSTAVVINEALARDMGWENPLEEHLNWREDSVGLGAKVIGVLKDYHFLSLERTIDPMFLSMDKKHTGYLTTMLVKLSPGDTPEKLDRVKQVWTELYPDKPFDYTFMDQDVENQYQAYARWMKITALSTGFAIFIACLGLFGLAGINAVNRTKEIGIRKVMGAELSNIFMMLNKQYVWLAIIAFSLAAPVSWYVMTKWLGSFKYAITMSWELFAVSMFAGLILALFTVSYHAIKAALINPAETLKYE; from the coding sequence ATGAACAACCAACTCCATCCGCCTAAGCGAGCGCTTCGATTTTTGCAGTGGTTTTGCCCACCTGCCTTGTATGAAGGCATTGAAGGCGACCTGCTTGAAGCGTTTGAAGATGATGTAAAGGAGGTTGGTGTAAAAAAAGCACGCCAACGATTAATATGGGGTGTGCTCCGTTTCTTTCGACCCGAAATTATTTTACGAAACCGATTTTCAATTCAACTATTCAACACCATTATGTTGGGAAATTATTTTAAAGTTGCCGCGCGCAACATGGCCAAGCGTAAGCTGTATTCATTCATCAATGCCATTGGATTAAGTATTGGCATTGCCTTTTGTGTACTCATTTACCTATACATCGAAGATGAGCGAAGCTTTGATCAGTTTCACGAAAACAAAGATTACATCTATCGCTTAAACGAAGCCAGTTACGACACCTGGGCCGCACAGAGAGGTGAAAACGTAATGCGTAAAACAGCTTACCTGCCGTTACCATTAGGTACAGCAATGAAAGATGAAATTCCGGAAATAAAGTACCTGACACGTTTCAATGCTGGGGGGCAGGCCATATTCCGGTATGGAGAGAAAGTGTTTACAGAAGACATTGCCTACGTTGAGGCTGATTTTTTTAAGATGTTTACCTTTCCGGTTATAGCAGGTTCATCCGATCAGTTTTTTAAGGATAAGCACGAAGTGGTGCTTACACCGGAAATCGTTACCAAATATTTTGGCAAGGATGATCCGATTGGTAAAGGGATTACACTTGATATTCAGGGGGAAAAGGAGTTTACGGTTACAGGAGTAGTGGAAGCACCTCCATCTAATTCAAGCCTTGAGTTTAAAATACTTGTACCTCTTGAAAACAAACCGTGGTACGAGCGAAATCGAGAGCAATGGGGTAGTTACTCCTATCCAACCTTTATTCAACTACACGAGAAAGCCACTTTGGCTCAACTTCAACAAAAGTCCGATACGCTGGTTCAGCAAAAAATGGGTAAGCAACTTGAAGAATGGAGAAAAGATGCCAATATACCCGCGGAGTATCCGGTGTTTCAATTAACGTTTACCAATCTATCCGACATTCACCTGGATACCGAAGTAAGCTGGCATCGTGTGAGCGATCCGAAATACTCCTGGATTTTGGGTGGCATTGCCATGCTGATTATTCTGATCGCCTCCATCAATTACATTTCGCTTGCCCTTACTACTTCCGCCTCACGGAAAATTGAAGTGGGCATTCGCAAAGTGGTAGGGGCGCATAAGAGGCAATTGATTTCTCAATTCGGATTAGAGTCGCTGGTGCTGGCGTTTGTTTCCCTGGTATTTGGTTTAGGGTTGGCCACCTTGTTTCTTCCAGCGTTCAACGAATTTACCGGAAAGGGAATAAGTTTAGTCAATGCCAATCTCTTTCAATTGATAGGCGTTACAGTTGGTCTAACCGCAGTAGTGGGTTTGGTGGCAGGAAGCTATCCGGCTTTATTCTTATCCGGATTTTTACCGGCAACTGTTTTAAAGGGTGGATTTACCTCTAAACTGAAAGCAGGTTTCACCAGGCCATTGGTTGTTTTTCAATTTTTTCTTTCAGCATCTATGATCATCTGTTCGGTTATCATGTATCGGCAGATGGAGTTTATTGCTACCCGGGATCTTGGCTTTGACAAGGAGCAGGTATTGGTGGTGCCAACGCAAGCAGGCTGGAATGAAGAAGCAGATAAAGTAGTGGAGCAGTTCAGAATACGAGCAGAAACAGAACCAGGTATAACGCATGTAGCAGGTACAAGTTCATCTTTTAACCAGGGATGGTCTCAGTATGGCTATAAAATCAAGGATGAGAATAAAGCGGCTTTTGTTTACCGGGTTGATCCGGCCTATGCGGATTTATTAAACCTTGAATTTGTAGCCGGAAGAAATTTTGATGAACGCATAGCCTCCGATAGCACCGCGGTTGTGATCAATGAAGCCCTGGCCCGCGATATGGGCTGGGAGAATCCACTGGAAGAGCACCTGAATTGGCGAGAGGATTCTGTAGGCCTTGGCGCAAAGGTAATAGGCGTACTCAAAGACTATCATTTTCTTTCATTGGAACGAACCATAGATCCGATGTTTCTGTCCATGGATAAGAAGCACACCGGTTACCTGACTACCATGTTGGTGAAACTTTCACCGGGCGATACGCCTGAAAAACTTGATCGGGTTAAACAGGTGTGGACGGAACTGTACCCTGACAAACCTTTTGACTACACCTTTATGGATCAGGATGTTGAAAATCAATATCAAGCCTATGCGCGTTGGATGAAAATCACAGCCTTATCAACAGGCTTTGCGATTTTTATTGCGTGTCTCGGCTTGTTTGGGCTGGCCGGTATAAATGCGGTTAACCGTACAAAGGAGATCGGCATTCGTAAAGTTATGGGTGCAGAGCTTAGCAATATTTTTATGATGCTCAACAAGCAGTATGTTTGGCTGGCCATTATTGCATTTTCATTGGCTGCACCGGTTTCCTGGTATGTGATGACCAAATGGTTGGGAAGTTTTAAATACGCCATCACGATGAGTTGGGAGTTATTTGCGGTAAGTATGTTTGCCGGTCTGATATTGGCATTGTTTACCGTAAGCTATCATGCCATTAAAGCCGCACTGATCAATCCTGCAGAGACGTTGAAATACGAGTAA
- a CDS encoding helix-turn-helix transcriptional regulator, which yields MSKEYLGEFEELVLTMVGILGEEAYGNAIVQEIKERLGREANLSAVHVTLYRLEDKGHVKSRMGGASNTRGGRRKRIFTITNAGVAMLKAMKEARTDLWKLVPQLKAVSV from the coding sequence ATGAGCAAGGAATACCTCGGAGAGTTTGAAGAACTGGTACTGACCATGGTGGGGATTTTAGGCGAAGAAGCTTATGGAAACGCCATTGTTCAGGAAATTAAGGAACGTTTAGGGCGCGAAGCCAACCTGAGTGCCGTGCATGTTACCCTATACCGGTTGGAGGACAAGGGACATGTAAAGTCGCGAATGGGAGGGGCCTCAAACACACGTGGGGGTCGGAGAAAGCGTATCTTCACCATTACCAATGCCGGTGTGGCCATGCTGAAAGCCATGAAAGAAGCACGCACTGATTTGTGGAAACTGGTGCCACAACTAAAAGCCGTATCGGTTTAA
- a CDS encoding ABC transporter permease produces the protein MLKNYLKIAFRALWRSKAHTFINVAGLSLGIACCMLIVLFVKDEWTFDAFHQKADRIYRAFVKEDYGKDQQFFNTVTPFPLGPTLLENVPEVEAQVRINRIGSQVKVNDDQFSEQVTIAGQDFFEVFDFELIEGDKDVLRQANHVVLTERYVEKYFGKEDPLNKIITIELNETAEAFTVKAVVEDIPTNSSITFDLLISDLNFTRLYNERVLTSAWFNVTPETYILLKEGADKTNVENKFPPIFRSALGEEAFNESKYTVGLQPITSIHLDTSFPAGLAPVSNPRYAYILSGVALLILLVACINFVTLSIGRSLKRAKEVGIRKVAGAMRSQLITQFIGEAVIVTIFSLAFGFLLALLFLPTFNQMAAKSLSIGFNAFTLLVAGSLVLIIGLIAGSYPAFVLSNFKPITILKGSVQGVSSKQGLRKVLVGVQLVLSVFLISSTLIMRNQLEFLQNKNLGYNREQLAVVPLNVTRGGGMIERIKTGFEKVNVFKQELSRIPDIAGICGSSHDFGNGAWVNIGYTDDNGSYRTFNLNTVEPDYFPVLKMEFVAGRSFDKNNASDVRRAVVVNEAFVKEMGWSDPIGQRFPGKNFPDHEVIGVVKDFNYESLYTRVNPLVIVLDPTILAQGIENIMVDNSPMPKLFLRLKPGNMMATIDEVKSVWDKLTGGEEFVFTFVDEQLAQQYAREQNLGKIIRIATLLAIIIGSLGLYGLASLAMQGRTKEIGIRKVLGATEKSLLLLLTKDYVFLVLASMLISIPITWLVMRDWLAGFEYRVDIGVGVFLLSGCVALGIALLTISYQALRTAWTQPAETLKYE, from the coding sequence ATGCTCAAGAATTACCTGAAAATTGCTTTTCGTGCATTGTGGCGCAGTAAGGCACACACCTTTATTAATGTAGCTGGGCTTAGCCTGGGTATCGCCTGCTGTATGCTTATTGTGTTGTTTGTAAAAGATGAATGGACATTCGATGCCTTTCATCAGAAAGCTGATCGTATCTACAGGGCTTTTGTAAAAGAAGACTATGGAAAGGATCAGCAGTTTTTCAATACCGTTACCCCATTTCCGTTAGGACCAACGTTGTTGGAAAATGTGCCTGAAGTGGAAGCACAGGTTCGCATTAATCGCATTGGCTCACAAGTAAAAGTGAACGATGACCAGTTCTCGGAACAGGTTACCATAGCAGGACAGGATTTTTTTGAGGTTTTTGATTTTGAATTGATTGAAGGTGATAAAGATGTTTTACGCCAGGCCAATCATGTGGTACTTACTGAACGTTACGTTGAAAAATATTTTGGAAAGGAAGATCCGCTAAATAAAATCATCACCATAGAATTAAACGAAACCGCGGAAGCCTTTACCGTAAAAGCAGTAGTAGAAGATATCCCAACCAACTCGAGCATTACGTTCGATCTGCTGATTTCTGATTTAAACTTTACCCGACTTTATAACGAGCGTGTGCTCACCTCCGCCTGGTTCAACGTTACACCGGAAACATACATTCTACTGAAGGAAGGAGCCGATAAAACAAATGTTGAAAATAAGTTTCCGCCAATCTTTCGAAGTGCATTGGGTGAAGAAGCGTTTAACGAGAGTAAGTATACAGTTGGCCTTCAGCCCATCACCTCCATCCACCTCGATACCAGTTTTCCCGCTGGCCTTGCTCCCGTAAGTAACCCACGCTATGCGTATATTCTTAGCGGTGTTGCCTTGCTGATTTTGTTGGTGGCGTGTATCAATTTTGTAACACTCTCTATTGGTCGTTCACTCAAGCGCGCCAAGGAAGTAGGCATTCGAAAAGTGGCTGGTGCCATGCGTAGTCAGTTGATCACCCAATTTATTGGAGAAGCGGTAATCGTAACCATCTTTTCATTGGCGTTCGGATTTCTGTTGGCTTTGTTGTTTTTGCCAACCTTCAATCAAATGGCAGCCAAGTCGCTGAGCATTGGCTTCAATGCATTTACGTTACTGGTAGCTGGAAGTCTGGTGTTAATTATTGGATTGATTGCCGGTAGTTATCCGGCTTTTGTGTTATCTAATTTTAAACCGATCACTATTTTGAAAGGCAGCGTACAGGGTGTAAGCAGCAAACAAGGGTTACGCAAAGTATTGGTTGGCGTTCAACTTGTTTTATCTGTTTTTCTTATTTCCAGTACACTCATCATGCGCAATCAGCTTGAATTTTTGCAGAACAAAAACCTGGGATACAACCGTGAACAATTGGCGGTTGTGCCGTTAAATGTTACGCGCGGTGGAGGAATGATTGAGCGGATAAAGACCGGCTTTGAAAAAGTGAATGTGTTTAAGCAGGAGTTGAGCAGAATTCCGGATATCGCGGGCATTTGTGGTTCATCGCACGATTTTGGTAATGGGGCGTGGGTCAATATCGGGTATACCGATGATAACGGATCATATCGGACATTTAATCTTAATACGGTTGAACCGGATTATTTTCCTGTGCTGAAGATGGAGTTTGTCGCTGGAAGGAGCTTTGATAAGAATAATGCTTCCGATGTACGCAGAGCTGTTGTCGTAAATGAAGCCTTTGTAAAGGAAATGGGTTGGAGCGATCCGATCGGGCAGCGTTTTCCGGGTAAAAACTTTCCCGATCATGAAGTAATCGGAGTGGTGAAGGATTTCAACTATGAATCATTATACACCCGCGTAAACCCGTTAGTGATTGTACTTGATCCAACCATTCTGGCTCAGGGTATTGAAAATATCATGGTGGATAATAGCCCGATGCCCAAACTTTTTCTAAGGCTTAAGCCTGGAAATATGATGGCTACGATTGATGAGGTAAAATCAGTATGGGATAAGTTAACGGGAGGTGAAGAGTTTGTGTTCACTTTCGTGGATGAACAACTTGCACAGCAATATGCGCGGGAGCAAAATCTGGGTAAGATCATTCGCATCGCTACGCTACTTGCTATTATTATTGGAAGTTTGGGGTTATACGGACTGGCTTCATTAGCCATGCAAGGCAGAACCAAAGAAATCGGCATTCGAAAAGTATTGGGCGCAACTGAAAAATCCTTGCTACTTTTATTAACAAAGGATTATGTATTTCTGGTATTGGCTTCTATGCTGATATCCATTCCCATTACCTGGCTAGTCATGCGCGATTGGCTTGCGGGATTTGAGTACCGGGTCGACATAGGGGTAGGGGTGTTTCTTCTTTCCGGATGTGTTGCGTTGGGTATAGCCCTGTTAACCATCAGCTACCAGGCCTTGCGCACTGCATGGACACAACCTGCCGAAACGTTGAAGTACGAGTAG